A window of the Burkholderia sp. 9120 genome harbors these coding sequences:
- a CDS encoding methyl-accepting chemotaxis protein, protein MHRFSFTQKLWLPLVVSLIALLAVSVSAAWLSRQTRIEERKHDLVNVAHVGLSIVNEYAALAQSGALSEADARKQALERLRGIRYGEDGYFLVIDSTPRMIMHAMKPALNGKELAATADADGRHHYVAFAAVAQAPQGGFVDYVFPHPQDPPSAAVGKIGYVVRYAPWDWIIATGAYVDDIDAAFRESLYFVGGVFAAVALLLSALVSLTNRSIQRAIGGDPVYVAEVAGAISNGNLVVPIQIRHGDESSLLLTMQRMRDALAQTIEQIKGAADKVAIGAREIAGGNADLSARTESQAASLQETAASMEQMTAMVRQTAENAQTASRLTASAEQIVNRGGEMAAEAVSTMQEMSAESQRMVEIIAVIEGIAFQTNILALNAAVEAARAGDEGRGFAVVAGEVRTLAQRSASAAKEIRTLISRAAEKVENGAELVGKTGATIHDARDAIAKVSGVMRDIAAAAAEQSAGIDQVGDAVTQMDSVTQQNAALVEQAAAVAQTLTEQAKLLQVSISTFHLRDGSTGASAAPTNARTARRDPRGLATAL, encoded by the coding sequence ATGCATCGATTCAGTTTCACGCAGAAACTCTGGCTGCCGCTCGTCGTCAGCCTGATCGCACTACTTGCCGTATCCGTTTCGGCGGCGTGGCTATCGCGTCAGACACGCATCGAGGAACGCAAACACGATCTGGTGAACGTGGCGCACGTGGGCCTTAGTATCGTCAACGAATATGCGGCGCTGGCGCAAAGCGGCGCGCTCAGCGAGGCCGACGCGCGCAAGCAGGCGCTCGAACGTCTGCGCGGCATTCGCTACGGCGAAGACGGCTATTTCCTCGTGATCGATTCGACGCCGCGCATGATCATGCATGCGATGAAGCCCGCGCTGAACGGCAAAGAACTCGCCGCGACCGCCGACGCCGACGGCCGCCATCACTACGTGGCGTTCGCCGCGGTCGCGCAGGCGCCGCAAGGCGGCTTCGTGGATTACGTGTTCCCGCATCCGCAAGACCCGCCCTCCGCCGCGGTCGGCAAGATCGGCTACGTGGTGCGTTACGCGCCGTGGGACTGGATCATCGCAACCGGCGCTTACGTGGACGATATCGACGCCGCGTTCAGGGAGTCCTTGTATTTCGTCGGCGGCGTGTTCGCGGCCGTCGCGCTGCTGCTGTCCGCGCTGGTGAGTCTCACCAATCGCAGCATTCAGCGCGCCATCGGCGGCGATCCGGTTTATGTGGCTGAGGTGGCCGGCGCGATCAGCAACGGCAATCTCGTCGTGCCGATCCAGATCCGTCACGGCGACGAATCGAGTCTGCTGCTCACCATGCAACGCATGCGCGACGCGCTCGCGCAGACGATTGAACAGATCAAGGGCGCGGCCGACAAAGTGGCGATCGGCGCGCGCGAGATCGCGGGCGGCAACGCGGATTTGTCGGCCCGCACGGAGAGTCAGGCGGCGTCGCTGCAGGAAACCGCCGCGAGCATGGAACAGATGACCGCGATGGTCCGGCAGACGGCGGAGAACGCACAGACCGCCAGCCGGCTCACGGCGAGCGCGGAGCAGATCGTCAATCGCGGCGGCGAGATGGCGGCCGAGGCAGTGTCGACCATGCAGGAAATGTCGGCGGAGTCGCAGCGCATGGTGGAGATCATCGCGGTGATTGAAGGCATTGCATTTCAGACCAATATCCTCGCGCTCAACGCGGCGGTCGAGGCCGCTCGGGCCGGCGACGAAGGGCGCGGTTTCGCAGTGGTGGCCGGCGAAGTGCGGACCCTGGCGCAGCGCAGCGCGTCGGCGGCGAAAGAGATTCGTACGCTGATCAGCCGCGCGGCGGAAAAGGTCGAGAACGGCGCCGAGTTGGTCGGTAAAACCGGCGCGACGATTCACGACGCGCGCGACGCGATTGCGAAAGTGTCGGGCGTCATGCGCGATATCGCCGCCGCGGCCGCCGAGCAGAGCGCGGGCATCGATCAGGTCGGCGACGCCGTCACGCAGATGGATAGCGTGACGCAGCAGAATGCGGCGCTGGTCGAACAGGCGGCGGCCGTCGCGCAGACGCTCACCGAGCAGGCGAAACTGCTGCAGGTGTCGATCTCCACGTTTCACTTGCGGGACGGTTCGACTGGTGCGTCCGCAGCGCCGACGAATGCGCGAACCGCACGTCGGGATCCACGCGGCCTCGCTACCGCGCTATGA
- a CDS encoding NmrA family NAD(P)-binding protein — protein sequence MAILVTGSTGVIGKQVLAHLNGGGVEVRALTRSPEKAQFPAGVSAVQGDLSDVDGLRRAMQGVSTLFLLAPNAPDELTQALQALSVAREAGVKGVVYLSVFKGAEYVDVPHFTGKHTVERMIEHLDIPATVLRPAYFIQNDVRQKEPLLTHGVYGMPIGAKGISMVDVRDIGEAAALELLRRERAANRLPRETYELVGPDVIDAETVTSIWADALGRSVRYGGDDLNVLEQRLKAAAPAWFAYDMRLMMSRYQQDGAAASKAEVERLAALLGRQPRSYRDFAVETAAAWARG from the coding sequence ATGGCAATCCTCGTTACCGGCAGCACGGGCGTTATCGGCAAGCAGGTTCTCGCGCATCTGAACGGCGGCGGCGTCGAAGTCCGCGCGCTGACCCGTTCGCCGGAAAAAGCGCAATTCCCCGCGGGCGTCAGCGCGGTTCAAGGCGACCTGTCCGACGTGGACGGCTTGCGGCGCGCGATGCAAGGCGTCAGCACGCTGTTCCTGCTGGCGCCGAATGCGCCGGACGAATTGACGCAAGCGCTGCAGGCGCTCAGCGTGGCGCGCGAAGCCGGCGTGAAAGGCGTGGTGTATCTGTCGGTGTTCAAGGGCGCGGAGTATGTGGACGTGCCGCACTTCACCGGCAAGCACACGGTCGAGCGGATGATCGAACACCTCGATATCCCGGCGACGGTGCTGCGCCCCGCGTACTTCATCCAGAACGACGTGCGTCAGAAGGAGCCGTTGCTCACGCACGGCGTGTACGGCATGCCGATCGGCGCGAAAGGTATTTCGATGGTCGACGTGCGCGATATCGGCGAAGCGGCCGCGCTGGAATTGTTGCGCCGGGAGCGGGCGGCGAACCGTCTGCCGCGCGAGACGTATGAACTCGTCGGCCCGGATGTGATCGACGCGGAGACCGTGACGTCGATCTGGGCCGACGCGTTAGGACGTAGCGTGCGTTACGGCGGCGACGATCTCAATGTGCTCGAACAACGTCTGAAGGCAGCGGCGCCGGCCTGGTTCGCTTACGACATGCGACTGATGATGAGCCGCTATCAGCAGGACGGCGCGGCCGCGTCGAAGGCGGAGGTCGAACGGCTCGCGGCTTTGCTGGGGCGTCAGCCGAGGTCGTATCGGGATTTCGCGGTCGAGACGGCGGCGGCGTGGGCGAGGGGTTAA
- a CDS encoding MFS transporter has translation MLGIGLVNMLVALDQTVVSTALPSIVAELHGFEYYAWIASAYLLASVVTVPVFGRLGDYFGRKRFVIAAVITFTVASVLCGVANDMLFLVIARGLQGIGGGMMVGTAFASIPDLFPDPRARVRWQVVMAAAYGIGTAAGPSLGGWMSEHWGWRSTFLINLPVGAAALYFIWAHLPNLQRPHEGEVKIDWLGAALVAAVLGGLQALIEAVPKHGLTAGNLVLAVCVIAGAIALLVCEKRATHPIIPLDLFKDAQLVTLFTLGMLSGFVMFSLIFFAPLLLQGGFGLSPQQAGLLATPIAACIALGSVLNTRIVIHMKKPTRILSIGFALLLFASIGLAFANPDTPYLWIELPMAAVGIGLGFILNNLNVFGQEIAGRERFGITTALLQSTRMVGGMLGTSIVATVVQHHYRDVVTRTLSVLGEPAASQWQSRFVDLRILIDDASRLKLIADMKPSGLNTLALIDTARDALVQSIHIGVWLTAVAALAAALLVQRISHVVFRKS, from the coding sequence ATGCTCGGCATCGGCCTCGTCAACATGCTGGTTGCGCTCGACCAGACCGTCGTCAGCACCGCGTTGCCGTCCATCGTCGCCGAGCTGCACGGCTTCGAGTACTACGCGTGGATCGCGAGCGCATATTTGCTGGCGTCGGTGGTGACGGTGCCGGTGTTTGGGCGGCTCGGCGACTACTTCGGCCGCAAGCGCTTCGTGATCGCGGCGGTCATCACGTTCACGGTGGCGTCCGTGCTGTGCGGCGTCGCGAACGACATGCTGTTCCTCGTGATCGCGCGCGGTCTGCAAGGTATCGGCGGCGGGATGATGGTCGGCACGGCGTTCGCGTCGATCCCGGATCTGTTCCCCGATCCGCGGGCGCGGGTTCGCTGGCAAGTGGTGATGGCCGCCGCGTACGGGATCGGCACCGCGGCGGGGCCGTCGCTGGGCGGCTGGATGAGCGAACACTGGGGCTGGCGTTCCACCTTCCTGATCAACCTGCCGGTGGGCGCGGCGGCGCTCTACTTCATCTGGGCGCATCTGCCGAACCTTCAGCGTCCGCACGAAGGCGAAGTGAAGATCGACTGGCTCGGCGCGGCGCTGGTCGCCGCGGTGCTCGGCGGTCTGCAGGCCTTGATCGAAGCCGTGCCGAAACACGGCCTCACGGCCGGCAATCTGGTGCTAGCCGTCTGCGTGATCGCCGGCGCGATTGCCTTGCTGGTGTGCGAAAAACGCGCCACACATCCCATCATTCCGCTCGACCTGTTCAAGGACGCACAACTCGTCACGCTGTTCACGCTCGGCATGCTGTCGGGCTTCGTGATGTTCTCGCTGATCTTCTTCGCGCCGCTGCTGCTGCAAGGCGGCTTCGGGTTGTCGCCGCAACAGGCTGGCCTGCTCGCCACGCCGATCGCCGCGTGTATCGCCCTCGGCAGTGTGCTGAACACGCGGATCGTGATTCACATGAAGAAGCCCACACGGATTCTGTCGATCGGCTTTGCGCTGCTGCTGTTCGCGTCGATCGGGCTGGCCTTCGCCAATCCGGATACGCCCTACCTATGGATCGAACTGCCGATGGCGGCGGTCGGTATCGGCCTCGGCTTCATCCTCAATAATCTGAATGTGTTCGGCCAGGAGATTGCCGGACGTGAGCGCTTCGGCATTACGACCGCGCTGCTGCAATCCACCCGAATGGTGGGCGGCATGCTCGGCACGAGTATCGTCGCGACTGTCGTGCAGCATCACTACCGCGACGTCGTTACGCGCACGCTCAGCGTGCTCGGCGAGCCGGCCGCGTCGCAATGGCAGTCGCGTTTCGTCGATCTGCGCATTCTGATCGACGACGCTTCGCGCCTGAAACTGATCGCGGATATGAAGCCGTCAGGGCTCAATACGCTCGCGCTGATCGACACCGCGCGCGATGCTCTGGTGCAGTCGATTCATATCGGCGTCTGGCTCACGGCCGTCGCGGCGCTGGCGGCCGCGTTGCTGGTGCAACGCATTTCGCATGTGGTGTTCCGCAAGAGCTGA
- a CDS encoding LysR substrate-binding domain-containing protein, whose product MDLTSLADFNAVALHGGFGPASRALDRPKATLSRRVAELEEQLGVRLIERGSRTLRLTEEGLVLHERTRGLMTEIQEAGENVASRAPVPRGRLRISAPMVFAHVALGPIATRFALAYPQVELEVVAEDRIVDPVEDGYDLVIRINPPSDEQLVGRRILGDQRWMVAAPTVSIPSVSTSDAEADAEPLPVPAVMSAAAARIALWRVRGEGGEVRTFAPTPVLRLSSLLMVRDAVLNGVGVALLPRLLVEPDVLSGRLVCWGIDDGPPVEIWALYHSRRLLSAKVRAFMNLLQDLPGRERKPE is encoded by the coding sequence ATGGATTTGACCTCGCTGGCCGATTTCAACGCGGTGGCGCTGCATGGCGGATTCGGGCCGGCCAGCCGGGCGCTCGACCGCCCCAAGGCCACGCTGTCGCGGCGCGTGGCGGAACTGGAGGAACAACTCGGCGTGCGCCTGATCGAGCGCGGCTCGCGCACGTTGCGGCTCACCGAGGAAGGGCTCGTGCTGCATGAGCGCACGCGCGGGCTGATGACGGAGATTCAGGAGGCGGGCGAAAACGTCGCGTCGCGCGCGCCGGTGCCGCGCGGGCGTTTGCGCATCAGCGCGCCGATGGTGTTCGCGCATGTGGCGCTGGGCCCGATCGCAACGCGTTTCGCGCTGGCCTATCCGCAGGTCGAACTCGAGGTGGTGGCGGAAGACCGCATCGTCGATCCGGTGGAGGATGGTTACGACCTCGTGATCCGCATCAATCCGCCGAGCGACGAACAACTGGTGGGACGCCGTATTCTTGGCGATCAACGGTGGATGGTCGCGGCCCCTACGGTGTCGATTCCGTCGGTATCCACGAGCGATGCGGAAGCCGATGCCGAGCCCTTGCCGGTGCCCGCCGTCATGTCGGCCGCGGCGGCGCGCATCGCGCTCTGGCGGGTGCGGGGCGAGGGCGGCGAGGTACGGACGTTTGCGCCCACGCCGGTGCTGCGGCTGTCGTCGCTATTGATGGTGCGCGACGCGGTGCTGAACGGCGTGGGCGTGGCGCTTCTGCCGCGCCTGCTGGTGGAGCCCGACGTGCTGTCAGGGCGGCTCGTCTGCTGGGGAATCGATGACGGCCCGCCGGTCGAGATCTGGGCGCTCTATCATTCGCGGCGTCTGCTGAGCGCCAAGGTGCGGGCGTTCATGAACCTGCTGCAGGACTTGCCGGGCCGGGAGCGAAAACCCGAGTGA
- a CDS encoding alanine-rich signal peptide protein has protein sequence MNKPFLILALSAAFASSAAFAQASAPMAASAMSSGAVSAVCKDGTSYSGATMKGACRGHGGVDKKAASKMSAPAAAAAPAASSPAAAPKPMAAMSSSAPAAGGGPGKVWVNTSTKVYHCSGDKYYGKTKQGSYMSEADAKTKGYHADHGKACQ, from the coding sequence ATGAATAAGCCGTTCCTGATTCTCGCGCTGAGCGCCGCCTTCGCATCCTCCGCCGCGTTCGCGCAAGCCAGCGCGCCGATGGCGGCGTCCGCCATGTCATCGGGCGCTGTGAGCGCCGTCTGTAAAGACGGAACCTCTTACTCGGGCGCCACGATGAAGGGCGCCTGCCGGGGTCACGGCGGCGTCGACAAGAAAGCGGCTTCCAAGATGAGCGCCCCGGCAGCGGCAGCGGCACCCGCCGCCTCGTCACCCGCGGCAGCACCGAAGCCGATGGCCGCGATGTCGTCCAGCGCGCCGGCAGCGGGCGGCGGCCCCGGCAAGGTATGGGTCAATACGAGCACCAAGGTGTACCACTGCTCCGGCGACAAGTACTACGGTAAGACGAAGCAAGGCTCGTACATGTCCGAAGCCGATGCCAAGACGAAGGGCTATCACGCGGATCACGGCAAGGCTTGCCAGTAA
- a CDS encoding DUF2501 domain-containing protein, translating to MKARTYRAATAGILFAALLPLSAANAQLGNLLQQGNSGGSSGGALGSLGGLGGALSGQSVTSGSTGNVAGVLQFCIKNNYLSGDGASSVKDSLMSKLPGGSSTSDSGYTQGAKGILSSGSGQQVDLSGGGLKEQVTKQVCDKILAQGKSLL from the coding sequence ATGAAAGCACGCACGTATCGGGCCGCAACCGCAGGGATTCTGTTCGCCGCGTTGCTGCCACTTTCGGCGGCCAACGCGCAACTCGGCAATCTACTTCAGCAGGGCAACTCGGGCGGATCGTCCGGCGGTGCACTCGGCAGCCTCGGCGGCCTGGGCGGCGCGCTATCGGGACAATCCGTGACCTCAGGCAGCACCGGCAACGTCGCCGGCGTGCTGCAGTTCTGTATTAAGAACAACTATCTCAGCGGCGACGGCGCTTCGTCGGTGAAGGACTCGCTGATGAGCAAACTGCCGGGCGGCTCGTCCACCTCGGACAGCGGCTATACCCAGGGCGCCAAAGGCATCCTCAGTAGCGGCAGCGGCCAGCAGGTGGATCTGAGCGGAGGCGGCCTGAAGGAACAGGTCACCAAACAGGTGTGCGACAAGATTCTCGCCCAGGGGAAATCCCTGCTTTGA
- a CDS encoding amidase — translation MQRRGFIKSFGFLASGLLSTNGAHAADPAPLAPVSGDVANTASETNATQATQATQATQATRLALSRIDALDRRGPRLRSIIELNPDALRIAAALDRERRAGKSRGPLHGMPIVIKDNIATGDRMATTAGSLALDGIRATRDAELVRRLREAGLVIVGKTNLSEWANIRSTRSTSGWSGRGGLTRNPYGLDRTTSGSSSGSAAAVAAGMTTMAIGTETDGSIVSPASMCGVVGLKPTVGRVSRDGIIPISHSQDTPGPITATVRDAALLLSALAGGPDPRDPRTLPAPAADDYLRALRKDALKGARLGVAREFFTGHDEVDQQIDLAIAQLKELGAEIVDPIDLPKVDYGKEELAVLLHEFKHDLPLWLDTFAPHAPIHTLADLIAFDNAHRRDEMPYFGQELFDQAQALGDLDSDAYRTALAACRKQSRDEGLDRVLRQHGLDAIVAPTGGTAWLTDFVNGDSDGGGGFSTPAAVAGYPHLTVPAGQVRGLPVGLSFVGPAWSEARLLALGYAYEQATQWRRPPSYPAHTAMPLPIQSRTAA, via the coding sequence ATGCAACGACGCGGATTCATCAAGTCATTCGGTTTTCTCGCCTCCGGGCTACTTTCGACCAACGGCGCGCACGCGGCGGACCCGGCTCCGCTCGCACCGGTATCGGGCGACGTCGCCAACACCGCCAGCGAGACTAACGCCACTCAGGCCACTCAGGCCACTCAGGCCACTCAGGCCACGCGCCTCGCGCTCAGCCGCATCGACGCGCTCGACCGCCGTGGTCCACGTCTGCGCAGCATCATCGAACTGAATCCCGACGCATTGCGGATTGCCGCCGCGCTGGATCGCGAACGCCGTGCGGGCAAGTCGCGCGGACCGCTGCACGGCATGCCGATCGTCATCAAGGACAACATCGCGACCGGCGACCGCATGGCGACCACCGCGGGTTCGCTCGCGCTCGACGGCATTCGCGCGACGCGCGACGCCGAGCTCGTGCGCCGCTTGCGCGAGGCGGGCCTGGTGATTGTCGGTAAAACAAATTTGAGCGAATGGGCGAACATTCGCTCGACCCGTTCAACCAGCGGCTGGAGCGGACGCGGCGGCCTGACGCGCAATCCCTACGGATTGGATCGCACGACCAGCGGTTCGAGTTCCGGGTCGGCCGCAGCAGTCGCGGCGGGTATGACGACCATGGCGATCGGCACCGAGACCGACGGCTCGATCGTGTCGCCCGCGTCGATGTGCGGCGTGGTCGGACTGAAGCCGACCGTGGGTCGCGTGAGTCGTGACGGCATCATCCCGATCTCGCACAGTCAGGACACGCCCGGTCCGATCACGGCCACGGTTCGCGACGCGGCGCTGCTGCTTTCGGCACTAGCGGGTGGCCCCGATCCGCGCGATCCGCGAACGCTGCCGGCTCCGGCGGCGGACGATTATCTGCGGGCCTTGCGCAAAGACGCGCTGAAAGGCGCGCGCCTCGGCGTGGCGCGGGAGTTTTTCACGGGACACGACGAAGTCGACCAGCAGATCGACCTGGCCATCGCGCAGTTGAAGGAGCTCGGCGCGGAAATCGTCGACCCGATCGATCTGCCGAAGGTCGACTACGGCAAGGAAGAACTGGCCGTTCTGCTGCATGAATTCAAACACGATCTGCCGCTGTGGCTCGACACGTTCGCGCCGCACGCGCCGATTCATACGCTGGCCGATCTGATCGCTTTCGACAACGCGCATCGCCGAGACGAGATGCCTTACTTCGGCCAGGAACTGTTCGACCAGGCGCAGGCGCTCGGAGACCTGGACAGCGACGCGTATCGAACCGCGCTGGCAGCTTGCCGTAAGCAATCGCGCGACGAAGGACTCGATCGGGTATTGCGTCAGCACGGGCTGGATGCGATCGTCGCGCCGACAGGCGGCACCGCGTGGCTGACCGACTTCGTCAACGGCGACAGCGACGGTGGCGGCGGATTTTCGACGCCGGCCGCCGTGGCCGGTTATCCGCACCTCACGGTGCCGGCCGGCCAGGTGCGTGGGCTGCCGGTCGGCTTGTCGTTCGTCGGACCCGCGTGGAGCGAGGCGCGTTTGCTGGCGCTCGGCTATGCGTACGAACAGGCCACCCAGTGGCGCAGGCCGCCGAGCTATCCGGCACACACGGCTATGCCGTTGCCGATCCAGTCTCGAACGGCCGCTTGA
- a CDS encoding diguanylate cyclase, which translates to MPTSIRLVPFALCFLGAHALCLLMFPSRSTLVSYPFLIVAPLFALAACGWRARAEVRALRMPWVLLGVGLFLWILGIALSAWEDIFQQIPESIAWFSDFSYFLYAVPILLAIASVSNRQRIPFFVWMDGIQAVVTAYLAYITIFSVVPFSGHALAPISASVLVLTYDVENGLLAVAATLRLLVQPRNAGRRFYEILCGYLWVYALVAAAYNHWAAVSDGHALMDVIVDIPFLLLSMACMTRPSNTADADTADWKRPLAVIIENVSPIAYTLALLALSIVLMREHFYVGTVGIFTALVVYTIRTTTLQSRLVRTQQELSDARDRLEKIALTDALTNVANRRCFDQTLALEWSRAARTQHPLGVLLIDIDYFKKLNDRYGHPAGDKCLVAVAAALQVALPRGGDLLARYGGEEFAAILPATDEDGARRVAAKMLSAVQALRIRNETPLGDHVTVSIGVAVAVSESAGVGSTHQIVEAADQALYRAKGGGRNRIEAFVPRDYQGSGSI; encoded by the coding sequence TTGCCAACGTCGATACGTCTCGTACCGTTTGCCTTGTGCTTCCTCGGCGCACACGCACTGTGCCTGCTGATGTTCCCGTCGCGCTCCACCCTGGTTAGCTATCCTTTTCTGATCGTCGCGCCCTTGTTCGCGTTAGCGGCCTGCGGCTGGCGCGCCCGCGCGGAGGTCCGCGCGTTGCGCATGCCGTGGGTCCTGCTCGGCGTCGGCCTGTTTCTGTGGATTCTCGGCATTGCGCTCAGCGCCTGGGAAGATATCTTCCAGCAGATTCCCGAGAGCATCGCGTGGTTCTCCGACTTCAGCTATTTTCTCTACGCCGTGCCGATCCTCCTTGCGATCGCGTCGGTGTCGAACCGCCAGCGAATTCCGTTTTTCGTGTGGATGGACGGCATTCAGGCGGTCGTGACCGCTTACCTCGCGTACATCACGATCTTCTCCGTCGTGCCGTTTTCAGGCCATGCACTCGCGCCGATCTCGGCCTCGGTGCTGGTGCTGACCTACGACGTCGAGAACGGCCTGCTGGCCGTTGCGGCAACCTTGCGCCTGCTGGTTCAACCGCGCAATGCCGGTCGCCGGTTCTACGAAATCTTGTGCGGCTATTTGTGGGTCTACGCGCTTGTCGCCGCGGCGTACAACCACTGGGCTGCGGTTTCCGACGGCCATGCGTTGATGGACGTGATCGTCGACATTCCCTTCCTGCTGTTGAGCATGGCATGCATGACGCGTCCGTCAAACACAGCCGATGCGGACACGGCCGACTGGAAGAGGCCGCTCGCGGTGATCATCGAAAACGTCAGTCCGATCGCCTACACGCTGGCGCTGCTTGCGTTGAGCATCGTCCTGATGCGCGAACACTTTTACGTCGGTACGGTAGGCATATTTACCGCACTGGTGGTGTACACGATCCGCACCACGACCTTGCAGAGCCGGCTGGTTCGAACCCAGCAGGAGTTGAGCGATGCGCGCGACCGCCTCGAAAAAATCGCGCTGACGGATGCGTTGACCAACGTCGCCAACCGCCGTTGCTTCGATCAAACGCTGGCGCTCGAATGGAGCCGCGCGGCGCGCACGCAGCATCCGCTCGGCGTGTTGCTGATCGATATCGACTACTTCAAGAAGCTGAACGACCGCTACGGTCATCCGGCCGGCGACAAATGCCTTGTTGCGGTGGCGGCCGCGTTGCAGGTGGCGCTGCCGCGCGGCGGCGATCTGCTGGCGCGCTATGGCGGCGAGGAGTTCGCCGCGATCCTGCCGGCCACCGACGAAGACGGCGCGCGTCGCGTGGCCGCGAAAATGCTGAGCGCGGTTCAGGCGCTGCGCATCCGCAACGAGACGCCGCTGGGCGATCACGTCACCGTCAGCATCGGCGTGGCGGTGGCCGTGTCGGAATCGGCGGGCGTGGGCTCCACGCATCAGATCGTCGAAGCCGCGGACCAGGCGCTCTATCGCGCGAAAGGCGGCGGGCGCAATCGCATCGAGGCCTTCGTGCCGCGCGATTATCAGGGGAGTGGTTCGATCTAA
- a CDS encoding porin, translated as MAADDGTVTLYGVLDTSVEITNPGSGWTSRLDSGAYRGSRIGLRGAEPIGADTYVVFALENGFSSADGTLQTPGVIFNRQAWIGSRGRWGEVRFGRQYSPIYIPFKGDLDAFGAGTIASGLNNLSKITPYTNNAITYLSPQVGGFDATVMMALRDASESDGNGVDGYYVTARYQIDNFKLLFARQQTHGAAALRANLGGASYAIDKVRVWLSFFNGDGGSPLYHGAGGSLSAQYRFSADVRASLGYAHVRDFTGEGASADQFSASFEYNFSRTLLFYFTAAYLANHDDASFTLRGVNVTGLPVAYPGAPVKGVQLGLVQRF; from the coding sequence ATGGCGGCGGACGACGGCACCGTCACGCTATACGGCGTGCTCGACACCAGCGTTGAAATCACCAACCCGGGCTCAGGATGGACGTCGCGTCTCGACTCGGGCGCTTATCGCGGCTCGCGAATCGGGCTGCGTGGCGCCGAGCCGATTGGTGCCGATACCTATGTGGTGTTCGCGCTGGAAAACGGCTTCAGCAGCGCCGACGGCACGCTGCAAACGCCGGGTGTGATATTCAACCGCCAGGCATGGATCGGCTCGCGGGGGCGTTGGGGCGAAGTGCGTTTCGGCCGCCAGTATTCGCCGATCTATATTCCGTTCAAAGGCGATCTCGACGCGTTCGGCGCGGGCACCATCGCGTCCGGGCTCAACAACCTCTCGAAGATCACGCCCTACACGAATAACGCGATCACCTATCTGTCGCCGCAGGTCGGTGGTTTTGACGCAACGGTCATGATGGCCCTGCGCGATGCGTCGGAGAGCGACGGTAACGGCGTCGACGGTTACTACGTGACGGCCCGTTATCAGATCGACAACTTCAAGCTGCTGTTCGCGCGTCAGCAGACGCACGGCGCCGCTGCGCTACGCGCCAATCTCGGCGGCGCGAGTTACGCGATCGACAAGGTCCGCGTGTGGCTGTCGTTTTTCAACGGCGATGGCGGCTCGCCGCTGTATCACGGTGCGGGTGGTTCGCTGTCGGCGCAATACCGCTTTTCCGCTGACGTGCGCGCTTCGCTGGGCTATGCGCATGTGCGGGATTTCACGGGAGAAGGCGCGAGCGCCGATCAGTTCAGCGCGTCGTTCGAATACAACTTTTCGCGCACGCTGCTGTTTTATTTCACCGCGGCGTATCTCGCGAATCACGACGATGCCAGCTTCACGCTGCGTGGCGTCAACGTGACCGGCTTGCCGGTTGCGTATCCCGGTGCGCCGGTCAAAGGCGTGCAGCTGGGTCTGGTGCAGCGGTTCTGA
- a CDS encoding GNAT family N-acetyltransferase, translated as MPFTERITLTTPRLILRAPRLDDADALFAIWSDEQAMRYFSFPAMTRIEEATERMARLVKASAEGKDFIRMVELQATGEVLGTCDLFHVEAQCRRAEIGFSLKRRHWGSGFMSEAASAVIEHAFGALNLRRIEADIDPRNTASASLLERLGFVREGLLRERWIVGDEVSDSALYGLLEGDRRS; from the coding sequence ATGCCCTTTACCGAGCGCATTACGCTAACCACACCGCGTCTCATTCTGCGGGCACCTCGTCTCGATGACGCCGACGCATTGTTCGCCATCTGGTCGGACGAGCAGGCCATGCGCTATTTCTCGTTTCCCGCGATGACCCGCATCGAAGAGGCTACGGAACGCATGGCGCGGTTGGTGAAGGCGTCCGCCGAAGGCAAGGATTTCATTCGCATGGTTGAGCTGCAAGCGACCGGAGAAGTACTCGGCACTTGCGATCTTTTCCACGTCGAAGCGCAATGCCGTCGCGCGGAGATCGGTTTCAGTCTCAAGCGTCGGCATTGGGGAAGCGGCTTCATGAGCGAGGCTGCATCGGCGGTGATCGAGCATGCGTTCGGCGCGTTGAATTTGCGGCGGATCGAAGCGGATATCGATCCTCGCAATACCGCCTCGGCGAGTTTGCTCGAACGCCTCGGCTTTGTCCGCGAAGGCCTGTTGCGCGAACGCTGGATTGTGGGCGATGAAGTGTCGGACAGCGCGCTTTATGGATTGCTCGAGGGCGATCGCCGGAGTTGA